The following proteins are co-located in the Melanotaenia boesemani isolate fMelBoe1 chromosome 5, fMelBoe1.pri, whole genome shotgun sequence genome:
- the LOC121640528 gene encoding coxsackievirus and adenovirus receptor homolog, which yields MSRRITTLLLLAFMFTSTSFRDGQTNIKAEPGHDVSLPCRAGHDGDIDAVEWTRPDLDSPKYVLLFRNEQLDPENQHPSFQNRVDLQDGQMKDGDVSLILKKVTANDTGTYECRVSQKGRTRRKRANLSSDPISIIYLEVVKPENPAETSELWKLLLLVGCVLVSIVFILCICLYRRRSKPDPDTL from the exons ATGTCCAGAAGAATTACTACACTTCTCCTCCTCGCGTTCATGTTTACATCGACTTCTTTTCGTGACG GACAGACAAACATCAAAGCTGAACCTGGACATGACGTCTCTCTGCCATGTAGAgctggacatgatggagacattgATGCTGTGGAGTGGACCAGACCTGATCTGGATTCGCCTAAATATGTTCTGTTGTTCAGGAACGAGCAACTTGATCCAGAAaaccagcatccatctttccagAACCGTGTGGATCTTCAGGACGGACAGATGAAGGATGGAGACGTGTCTCTGATTCTGAAGAAGGTGACAGCTAATGATACAGGAACATATGAATGTAGAGTCTCCCAGAAAGGAAGAACCCGCAGGAAGAGAGCTAATCTGAGCTCTGatccaatcagcatcatctACCTGGAAGTTGTTAAACCAG AGAACCCTGCAGAGACCTCTGAGCtttggaagttgttgctgctggTTGGATGTGTTTTAGTCTCCATTGTTTTCATCCTCTGTATTTGTCTCTACCGACGGAGGTCCAAGCCAGACCCTGATA ctCTTTAA